The region CCTGGAAGCCCGCGCCGAGACCCTGCGCGACGCCGAGGCCCTGGCCGCCCGCCTGAAGCGCGCCGGGGGCACTCCGGACAGCCGCCACGCCCAGCCGCTTCCCTGGGATGAAGACGCCCACGCGGCCGCCAAAGCCGACGCCGACCGACTGGAAAAGCTGCGGCTGGAGCGGGTGCAGCTGAGCAGTCGCCGCGCCGCTCACCAGGCCAATCAGGAACGCTTTGCGGCCGACCGGGAACGGCAGGCGCTGCGCCAGGCCCAGCAGACCCGCATTCTGGCCGAGGGCAAGGCGGCCGGCGAGCGGGCCAAAGACGCCGAAAGCGAGCTGCGAGCCGCCGAAAGCCGCGCCGGGCTGGCCGCCTTTGCCCAGGACCTGCGCGGGGGCGAACCCTGCCCGCTGTGTGGGCAGCCGGTAGACGCTTCGCACCTGCCGGCCCATCCCAGCACGGCCGAGGTCGAGCAGCTGCGCCAGGCCCTGAGCGCTGCCACAGCCCTACGCGACGACCTGCGCGCCCAGTACAAGGAAACCACCGCCGAACTGGGCGTGCTGGACAAGGACCTGGCCCGCCGCGAGGCCGAACTGCGCGACACCCAGGCCCAGCTGGACCAGGACGAAGCCGATAACCGCGCCGCGCTGGAACGCATTGCCGGCGACCCGGCCGAGCAGGTGGCTCGCCTGCTGGCCGGCCTGGCCGAGCAGGTGCGGTCCTTCGGGCCGAACCCGGCCGCCGAACGCCAGAAGGCCCAGGCCCGTATCGGCGAGATTCGCCGGAACCTGACGGCCGCCGCGCAGGCTCTGGCCGAAGCCAGCAGCGCTGCCGCTGCCGCCCAGGCCACCCTCAGCTCGGTGCGCACGAATGCCGAGAGCCGCCGCCGTGAGGCCGACGAAGCTGCCCAGGAGCTGCACGCCGCCCTGGAGCAGTCGGGCCTGAGCGCCGAAGCCGCCAAAGCGGCCGCCCTGCCCGAAAGCGACATCCTGGCGCTGGAGCAGGCGGCCCAGAGCTGGCGAGCCGGCCTGGACAGCCTCAGCGCCCAGGAAGCCGCGCTGGGTGAACAGTTGACTGCGGCGCTGGGCGGCGCCGAATACGACCCGGAAGCCCTGCCGGGTCTGCAAGCGCGGCTGCACACGCTGGACGCCCAGATTGGCGCCGGGCGGAGCGAGGCCGGCCGCCTGGAAGCCGAGGAGAAAAGTGCCGCCGAACGCCTGGCCCGCAAGACCGAAATCGAGGCGCAGACTGGTGGCCTCAGCGAACGGATGGACACCTGGAAGACCCTGGCCAATAGCCTGAAAGCCAACGAGTTCCAGCAATTCCTGCTGGCCGAGGTCGAGGCCAACCTGCTGACCGGGGCCGGGCACATCCTCTTTGAAATCAGCGACGGCCGCTACCGCCTGACACTCGACG is a window of Deinococcus sp. Marseille-Q6407 DNA encoding:
- a CDS encoding AAA family ATPase, with product MRPLHLTLSGFTAFRQHTEVDFDGLDLFAVVGPTGSGKSSLLDAMTFALYGQTARLGATGLDALISQGEQALSVALVFELQTEQGPQVYRVARTKGRRTAENETRLEQRQPDGRWKDLAPGAGQRVVSARVQELVGLDFRTFARSVLLPQGEFARLLHGTGKERQELLGELMGLDNVRAMHRYAGDQAKALGFELSSLHALLENEYAGVSAAQVKELRGARAALAEQLDTWQDEREEVAAGMVRWQDVAGLWQSREEARRRLAVQQGRQAEIERGAERAAQARRVAGILPLIDREGRARIALGREESELRSAQAQAEQAQQAAEQAGAAQAQAQATEAQIPDLEARAETLRDAEALAARLKRAGGTPDSRHAQPLPWDEDAHAAAKADADRLEKLRLERVQLSSRRAAHQANQERFAADRERQALRQAQQTRILAEGKAAGERAKDAESELRAAESRAGLAAFAQDLRGGEPCPLCGQPVDASHLPAHPSTAEVEQLRQALSAATALRDDLRAQYKETTAELGVLDKDLARREAELRDTQAQLDQDEADNRAALERIAGDPAEQVARLLAGLAEQVRSFGPNPAAERQKAQARIGEIRRNLTAAAQALAEASSAAAAAQATLSSVRTNAESRRREADEAAQELHAALEQSGLSAEAAKAAALPESDILALEQAAQSWRAGLDSLSAQEAALGEQLTAALGGAEYDPEALPGLQARLHTLDAQIGAGRSEAGRLEAEEKSAAERLARKTEIEAQTGGLSERMDTWKTLANSLKANEFQQFLLAEVEANLLTGAGHILFEISDGRYRLTLDGSDYAVQDLWNAGETRGVKTLSGGETFLASLSLAIALSDYLAGNRILGALFLDEGFGTLDPQAMEAVAGALENLRTQGRMVGVVTHVESLSERLPSQLLVSKSIAGSTVMRLES